TTTTTGTGGGGCGTGCTGGACGGTGTGTCTTTTGAGAGTAAATGGGCTGACAATGAGGCTGTTGGGCGTAACGTGCGGGTTGGCGACACTTGAGGCGGGTTTTTTTCTTTTGCCGGTATGGTTTGATGCAATTGGCTTTGAGCCGGGGCAATGGCTTGGTGCGGCTTTGGGAATTCACGCCGGAGTGGCAATGGCTGGGCGTGTTTTGGCTCCAAGGTTTTTGGAGGAGATTGGTCTTCGGCGTGGTGTGATCGGGGGCTTCTGTGTGCTCGCTGCGGCGGCGCTTTTCTTTTTGTCAGTTCATCCAAGTGTGACTGCTTTTTTGGCCGCTCGCGCGGTCTACGGGGCGGGACAGACTCTTTTTTTAGTAGCTTTGCTGTCATTTCAAGTGGCAGCTTTCGATGTGGCGGAGCGGAGCCAAGCTATGACGATTGTGTCGTTAGGCAACGTGCTGCCGATGTTGACGGCTTTGCCGCTGTTCGAATTGCTTTTGGCCCGAGGTTTGGTTCGGTGGTACGAGTTTTTTTTGATGGCCGTTGCTGGGGCGACGGTCTGGGCGGCGTTTCGGCTGCCCGAACTGCCCGATCTGTCGGCTGGGACGGAGCTTCAAGGGCAGGAACGGGCACCGCGGGGGTCCTTTGCTCAGGTATTCCGTGAGCCGGCTCTTAGACGGCTGTTTGTCGTGTTGGGAACGTTTACGACTCTCGACGCCCTACAGGTGCCGCTTGTGTTCGTTGCTCGCGAGCAGGGGCTGCCAGTGTCTTCTTTTATGGTGACTTCGGCTCTGGCGTCGGTGCTGATGAGATCGCTGGGTGTTTCAACGGTGGGACGTTTTCCCCGGCGGACTTTGGCGGCTCTGCCAGGGTTGTTTCTTGCCGTTGCTTTGGCCGGTGCAACGTGGGCAGGGAACCTCTTTTTTATGGCGTTGTGTGGTGCGCTGTACGGGGCGGCAATGGGGCTGGGATACCCGATGATGCTGAGCTTGTTGGGTGATTTGAGTTCGCCAAGCCTGAGAACGCGCGTGGTGAGCGTACATGGATTGATTTATTCGGCGTCGTATTTTGCGGTGCCGATAGCTGTGACAGCCTTGGCGCGGTCGATGAGCTACGTGACGGTTTATCGGTTGGCCAGCGGTGCTCTGGTTGCCGTCGGTTTGTTGGCTTGGCGGATAGTTGCCCGTCATCCGCTGGAAGCAGTTGATTCGGGAAAAGTATCGTAGGTTTTATATTATTAGTTGTTTCTTCAATACATCCAAAAGGTTTTTATCATTTATTGGGACGAGTATGTCGGGGTTGTCCAATCTGTCCGTTCGCTGTTTATAGAGTTCATGGCCATAATTTCAAATATAGCTGGTATGTTCGGAGCTTTTTAAGCTTTTCCGTGCTCTTCGCCGCGGAAACTGGCTTCTGAGTCGAGTTGGCGCGTCATAGGGCTGCCTGTGCGAATTTATTATTTCGGTGTCAGTATGTTAGTATAATAATGAATAATTTTAAATAAACATTAGAGAACCTGTTCGGACGGTTGTTTTGCAGGGAGCATACAGGTTCGTAAACTAGCTGGCAGGAGGTGCTTTCAATAATGAAAAGATTTTTCTGTGCGTGGGGTGCGATCATTTTCTTTTCGGGGACGGCGTTGGCGTTCTCCAATGAGCCAAGCGCATTTCGAGGAATACAATGGGGAGAACCTGTAACGATGCATTCATCAACGCTGAAACTGGTGCAAAGCGATAAAGACCAAGGTGTTGATTATTACATGCGCGTGAAAGATGACTTGACGATGCGAAGAGCGCGTTTAGCCTCGGTTTTATACGGGTTCTCGAAGAAAGGTTTCGAGGTGGCGGTTCTCGCTGCTAGATCTGCGAACGAGACGAAAAATATCTACGAGGCCTGTGTTATTCAGTGGGGCGAACCTGATGAACATACTACCGGAACGTTTGGCGCTGAATGGCGAGGCGAAAACGTTAGGATTCAACTGATAGACGGGCAAACGAAGAACGATATGCTGATCATTCAGAGTAAGATTCAATAAAAATAAGATGCTTTTTGCGTTGGGGTTTGTTGGAGAGGAGATGTCCTTTCTCGGTAGGGCCGAGTGCCCTGCAGCTTTTTATGAGCCTTGAACAGTAGGGCTGTACAAGTCATTTGTCACTTAAAAAGTTATTATTCAAGGCACATTTTTGGACGCGGGATGAAGTTTTTGTAAAGGGTACATCATCGTTGCGATAGAAAAAACCGCCTCTCCCAAAAATGATATGCTCCCCCCAAGTAGGACAGGGAAATATAAAACCTACTTGGGGGGTATTTCTATGCCCAGAAAAAGCAAGATAGACTCAGCTTTGAAAATATCTCTAGTTGAAAGCTATCTCCGAGACGAAATCAGCTGCACAGAAGCGACGAGGCAAGCGGGGCTTAGGGGCCGCGCATCGTTTAGGAGTTGGGTCCGGATTT
This is a stretch of genomic DNA from Jonquetella anthropi DSM 22815. It encodes these proteins:
- a CDS encoding MFS transporter; this encodes MRLLGVTCGLATLEAGFFLLPVWFDAIGFEPGQWLGAALGIHAGVAMAGRVLAPRFLEEIGLRRGVIGGFCVLAAAALFFLSVHPSVTAFLAARAVYGAGQTLFLVALLSFQVAAFDVAERSQAMTIVSLGNVLPMLTALPLFELLLARGLVRWYEFFLMAVAGATVWAAFRLPELPDLSAGTELQGQERAPRGSFAQVFREPALRRLFVVLGTFTTLDALQVPLVFVAREQGLPVSSFMVTSALASVLMRSLGVSTVGRFPRRTLAALPGLFLAVALAGATWAGNLFFMALCGALYGAAMGLGYPMMLSLLGDLSSPSLRTRVVSVHGLIYSASYFAVPIAVTALARSMSYVTVYRLASGALVAVGLLAWRIVARHPLEAVDSGKVS